CGCCTCCTGCTGATGctgggaggagggagaggagtcCGGGCTTGGGGATTTGGGTTTTCCTTCAGTGTCGCCTCCACGCGGGCCCTGAGAGGAGCGGCGAcggctccctccctctcccaccTTCTTgggctgagctgctgctggaggaggctGGGACGAGGGCGAAGTGGGAGGAGCAGAAGAATGAGGAGAACTCTGCTCCTCCAGCTTGGACTCCCTCCTCGGGGGTCGTCTGCGACCTTCTCGGGGGTCATCACTGGACTGGTCATCTTCGTCCTGAGACTCAAGCTCTTTGGTGATGATGGACACCTTCTGACGCACCTGAggatcacaacacacacacacacacacaaagcttttAGCTTCAAAgggttaacacacacacacactcacactctctaaAAGTCTATTCCTGGTGCCTCACCTGAGCATCAAAGCGGCTCAGGGACTGGACCAGGTAGGTGGCCCAGCCCACATGAAGGACAGGCGTGGGGCTTCCCTCCTCCCACTTACAGATGCCGTCATAGAAACGCAGCAGGTGAGCGAAACAGTCAGAGTCCTGCAGAGCGGAGAAAGCGGCCGCCTGCTTCGGCTCCtgacagacagaagagagggagtTACTAACATGCTAAATGCATCTTAAtattttaagattaagattgtCGGGGGTACCCCTCTTAATCCCCTCATTTTTCTTCTggtgtaaatacacacacaatcaatGTTACCAGATTTGTCAGACTGTATCTGGAGTCTGAGCGTTAAGTTGGACAACAATCGTGTTTAGTCTCAGTCACAGCCTGAAGAATCATCATCGTGTTCATTTTAGGTTTTAATCTTTGAAagatttttgggggatttttacGTCTTTATTGTAGACAAAGGACaggagagcgaaagagagagagagagagagagagagagagagagagagagagagagagagagagtgggggatgacatgctggaaaggagccacaggccggattcgaacccaggccgcccgcttggaggactaaagcctccgtacataggtgtgcacactaaccactactCCAACGGCGCCCCAAGACTTGATCTTAaactagatttaaaaacagtctgACGCGCTCTCACATCTGAAGACATTTTAGTCTGCAGCTTCACTATTTAAAAAACCATGACTGCAGCGCTGTGATTAAAGGAGGAGGATTATCAATGATGCTCTCAGGGgtcttggttttttttctcctattgtttttttctctaagatgcataaaacataaaccagaTGTAATTAAATTCCCTCCAGACATGTCTGaggtttcttcttcttggaaCGGGAAGGGACAGAGGTTAAGCCCCCAAATTCTAATCAGTCCATCCTCGAATCCACGAGGGCATTTCGGCGAAAAATGTGAAGATAGGACATTCAGCTCCTGAAATATCACGTATTCGAGCGGGACGGACGAGTGTTCACAGAAATCATCTGCTTTGTATGTCACTGACCATTGGATGTAAGAGGAAAACAGCCGTGATCAAAGGACTCATCGCTGGAGCCGTATTTGACCAATAATAAAATGGATCTGGTGGTGGTTtggtaaacagtaaacagcCCGTCCCCTGCTGGGATTACTCACCTTGTCTGctacctcccccccctctcctccctcccccgaACTCTCcgcagcagcagccgtctcCTTCAGCAGGTTGGGGATCACATCGTTCGCGATGTCAAAGAACTCCTTATAGATCTCCTCGTCCTCACGGAAATAATTATAGCTGCAAGAGGTgatgagaggagaagagatttttaataaaaaggGACGGAATGAAACgatgaaagattttcaacaCCAAATttgtctgtgatgtttaaaaaaaaaaaaagaagattttataAGGTTCAGGTTTCACTTTGATTTGGTGACATTCAACATGATGATTatcatctgacacacacacacacacacacacacacacacacacacacacacacacacacacacacacacacacacacacacacacacacacacacacacacacacacacacacacacacacacacacacacacacacacacacacacacacacacacacacacacacacacacacacacacacacacacacacacacacacacacacacacacacacacacacacacacacacacacgtcggagaagaagaagaacaatgcagcagcaggaagaggaagctgATGGATGGCGAGGAATGCGAGCTGTGGAGGGTCACTGATGATATTTTTAGCTgccggaggagagagagcgaggatgCAGAGCTCgacacttcctgtttcaaacACCACACCCTCCAAACTAACTGGGATCAGTGGTGGAGGTTTACTGGTGAACCATCTCAACCCACAAACGTCACCGCCTCATCACCTTTAGATTGATCTTTTTGAATAATGACCGACCTAATTCTAACATTTAGTCTACCTCAAATTATTTCTCAATCTGCCACAACCCCAGTTCTGGATTGGTAGTCGTGCATTTGCTGCCATCTTGTGTTCATCTGGTGGTATTACACCTGAGGCAGCCGTTAGAAAACATGTGACACAATGATTCGAATTGCAGAACAGAGGCATCTCCTTCATCAGTTTGGTTAATtactttaaacagaaatgttgctCTATGATAGTTCCACTTTAAGACGAGGGTGTGTTCTACATAGTCAGCTTTAGGACCAAATCTAAAACCACTTCTTTGTGTTTGGACCAACAAAGAACCGGCTCTCggatagaaaaaataaaaaaaataaaaaaaattccagaGACGCGCCAACTACAAGAAGGAACCGCTGACATCCGGGGCAGGGGGCGGGCTTATTCACGTTAAAACCTTTGAAAATTATCTTTAATGGACATCAAGGCTGAGCAGCCGAGGTCACAGGAGGAGACGAGCTTCACAGTCCAAATCAATTCTCACGTGCAGGACCgattccttgtgtgtgtttaaacgCCATTGCCCCTTAAAACAATACCACAGGATTTGAACACTGTCACTTTTACCATCTAAAGTCCGCTTTAAATTCTAAAGTCTCACAGTTGACGTGTTCATATCTTTGTTGGATTAATGTCACCTTgaaatttaaaattcaaaatgtttccttgcatcatcttcttcttccctaACTTCAGCCTGCAACAGATACTCATAACATTTCTAGCCGTGTGTCAGAGAGGTGTGTGAACTCACTCCTGCATGACCTGAGCAGCCTTGGCCCAGGCCCTCAGAGCGTCCCTGACGTTCCTGTGTCTGTAGTGGAAACCTGCGAGGTACATGTAGGGGTAGATGTGCTCGTTGTTGTAGTGCCTCTGCGCAGAGGTCACGGCCTGAGAGAGAAACACGGGAAATAAGGAGAATAAAAAACCTGTTTCGAATGTGATCTTCACTTCCTTACAGTCTTATGACAGTCTATGAGTCTGACCTGGAGGTGGATTTTCAGCGGGTTCTCCTTTCCTGGGATTGGCTCCTGATCTTCAAGGTCGGCCAGAGTGCCCATCGCCATGGGATACCTGCAACAACACGGGACAGGAGGAGCTGGTTGAATTTTAAGAACGCCTTCATAGAGTTACATTAAAGTGGGGTCGCAGTGAGCTGTATAAAAACTTCTTCTGAGACTAgtaattcaaaacaaacaatctcTCACCTGTCCAGGTTTCCTCGGTCGTACAGCAGCCAGAGAAGTTTCTGTAAATCAGGGAGGAAAGgagaacaaagaaatgatcGGGAAGAGATTCAGATGATTCAGAGAAATCTTTATCAGGTCTGACATGTCCCACATAAGGCCCTGAGGCcaccaagtgttttttttctggaaagaAAAGCGTTGgttgtgtttgcatgaagcgtttgtgcgctgtcAATTAATGCACAGCActtccgtcctgtctctatgacaacagtctgctGACAACAGCTGCTGTCCACATTCCATAGGTGGAAAAAATACGGGGAATATAatatatttggaaaagagcgccagtgacgtcaacagcgactttatgaaaagatgaaagattTTCACCTCGAAGCACTTGCACAAGAAAGTAGCTGGGCGCCttgctttttctccaggcagcCGCTTTTGCTTCTCTTCAAACattctctactcattgaaaactattttaaaaagacGCTAGGTtggtaaatgtttcttttttttttccccaagatttttttttctggcctttTCGCCTTTATAGAGGACAGCTGATCGAGACAGGAGATGTAGAGAGAAGAGAGCAGGgggatgacgtgcagcaaagtACAGAGGTCGGATTCGGACCCCCGGTTTCTGCAACAAGTTTGCTGTGCCCTGAGTGCAGagttttaaaggggacatattatgaaaaatccactttgacagtgttattgaacatatatttgggtaacctgagtgtctactaacccacaacatgtgaaataaacccatccagtcctttgtttgtggtctgcataagtcttaaaacacagaaaaatgctgtttcaaatgtgctctccaaaaacaatcccctcccctcccctgatatctccacccatagactccacccccagcctagaacaaaacttttgtgcaggtccgccatttttattctcgctacagaggagtgatgtctaccaggaaaactcagggaggggtcattgcatttaaagagacacacacaccaaaacggagcgttctgagggagctggtttatacagggtcacaaacctcctctggtgcttgattcatgttatattttgagcaaagcacagaacagatgtttcatttcagGGGTATAATATGTTCTCTCTAATGTTAACATTTTCCAAGAGGGCTTTACTCTGCTCTTTTTCCACTCCACCAGTTAGAAAATAACACGTCTGCTGGATAATTAAAgacctttttctgctttgagAAACATGAAATGTATGACATCGGGAGGCAGAGAGTACCAAACAGGAAGTCCTGAGTATGTCAGTTAAAGTTTGTTAGATCTAGGCCATCTGACATGTAGGTCTCCTCTTCCTGTAACATCAACCACGAAAGTGAAACCTGTGTGGTTCTTGCAAAGACTCATGTCccacctgctgcagctgcaggagctCAGAGCTGTCAGTGTGCAGGTCCAGAGACGGGTTGATGGCACACACCATGAACGCCACCTCCATGTTCCTGTCGCACTTCATGTAGGAGCCCTTCAGGTAGAGCCAGCTCTgagggacacacaaacacacaacatctgAATGCAACAGATACAAGATAACGGTGGCGCCTGTCGGCATCACCAGGTTCCATCAGGGGAGATTCCTGTGTGTGACTCATAACTAAATCTCTCGGGTTTATGATCTGTTTTAAGTCACAACAAGATTCTCATCAGATTACGGATACTCACTCATCTTCAGTTGAATAAGAGTACATTTTGTGTTCTGAATTTGATATAGGACTTTATTTAAGTATGTCAAAGAGAACTCCATAAAGGCTGAGAAATACAAAGACCTCACTGTCAATGTGAAGACAGTCAGCCCGCTCACCTTCTCACTGACTCCTGTTGCCACCGTTTGTCCTCGTCTGTCCTCGTTCCCCTTCCCATGCCAGGTGACTTCGGCTGTCTCTTCACCATTTTTACCAAAGATCACCCAGGCATGATCCTCAGAGAGCGCTAGATGGACGTCTTTAAGACCAAGAACCTGACAGGCCGCCACCACAGCAAACGCCACACCTGAGCTGTCCAGTTTGGTACCTGAAAGTAAAGGTTGTTTAACTCTCCGGGACAAACATCTCCACAAAGACTCAATTTAACAATTTCCTTTAGTGTCGTACCAGTGATGAGACTGAACAGGGACTGGATGTGGGCTCGGTCTTTGAAGTACGAGCGGCTCAGACTGTTCCAGATCACGTCAGAGACTTTCTTCACCAGCTCCCTGCTGGACCCGGCAGCAGTCCGGCGGTACTGAGACAGGTCCACGGCGCCGCGGATCTGTGCCGTGAAGCGTTCGTACAGTGCAGAGATCATCCCCAGCTCCACGGTCGGGAAACACGAGCTGGGACAGTCCGGCTCCAGTGGCTCAAACCGCACCCCCGGGACATTTATGGGGACGACCCGGTTCACAGCCAGGAAGTGCTCAACGAAACCAAGGACCAGTGAGAGGAGGGCCAGGTCTGGCTCAGATTTACGGAGCTCAGCGTCAAACAGCTGAACAACGCCGTCGATCCCCCGCAGAGGGAAGTGCTTCTTCTGGGACGAGTGCAGACCCATGGTGGCTCAGACGATCCCCTCACCTGAAGGACTGATTACAGTTACAGAACTCTACATCAATATCAGCACAAAGTGtaaaaagagtaaaaagaaGACTCAGTCTGAAATATTCATTGAGGTGCATAGGGTTGTCATTATATTGTGCCGTTTCAAGCCGCAGAATTTTACGTCCCTGTGACTTTTCGCCTTAAAGCTCAACGTTGCGGCAGCTACGAgggacgaagtgatcccccctctgtaGCGTCTTCAGAGGCGAtacagaggagagaagggatCAGCTGAGATCAAACACCATGAACAAAGATCAAATGCATTAGAAAAGGATACATACtggtttatgttttgtttaataatTTGAGATGATTGGCATAAAAAGgtgttaaaaagtaaaaatcaacAGACATTTTTTAACTCCATTGACCGACTCAACAAGTTCCACAATTTTACTGAAACTAGGCTGTTGctaagcaacccaaacattcaTTTCTGCTGTCTGTGTCCATGGTAACCGCAGAGCAGCAACTATGTCAGCATGAACCTTTACTTGAATGTCAAAAGAAATGAGTGGTAACCATAGACCGTAAAtattaacatgctaacataaAAGTCTGTTGTGAGATTCTATGGTTTGAGATGATGTATAAAGGACATTTCTGTCCGCTGtaaatgttcattaaaagtGTTCCTAACCTccaggatgaagaggagggataCATAATGTGAAAGGACCCAGTGATGTTGTTGTTCTCCTGTAAAGTCGCTAAGGGAATGACTCGTTTAATCATAATCGCATTGGTCCGAATTAACTGTTGAATATTAATTCCTAAGCCTCCCTTAAGTatctaataaataaaacatttgatcacgatataaacaaacaaaagaagaaccAGCAGGACACTGACCCTCAGCAGCTTGTGCGGTTGCATAATGTTGTTACATCAAGCTGCTGTCTGTGGCGCTTTGGTGGGCGGGGCACTCCCGCTGctacacactcacattcaaTGAAAAGCTGCTAACAGCTTTAAGACATCCTCTATGAACACTTTACTGGTACAAATGTCTCCACAATATCACACAAACTTAAAATATCCCATTATAGACAGAATACTACGTTAGGATGATTAATTAGCTAGCCTGCGTGGTTGGTTTATGAAGGCTAACTAGCTCTCTTTACTAAGTTAAGTTAATATTATCGACCGAGTTAAGCTCGCTGGTTGAGCTAGTTTTCTGAATGAACTCAACGTTATTAAGCGGTATAGAGCACAATAAAAGCCTAGACAATGAAGCGACCCCCGGCTCGGGAGAGCAGGTGGCTGAGTGATGAGAGGAGCAGCTAACAAGCTAACGAGCTGCTAGTTAGCTAAACTCACCACTTTAAGATAACTCTTCTCGCCCGA
This portion of the Labrus bergylta chromosome 22, fLabBer1.1, whole genome shotgun sequence genome encodes:
- the men1 gene encoding menin; amino-acid sequence: MGLHSSQKKHFPLRGIDGVVQLFDAELRKSEPDLALLSLVLGFVEHFLAVNRVVPINVPGVRFEPLEPDCPSSCFPTVELGMISALYERFTAQIRGAVDLSQYRRTAAGSSRELVKKVSDVIWNSLSRSYFKDRAHIQSLFSLITGTKLDSSGVAFAVVAACQVLGLKDVHLALSEDHAWVIFGKNGEETAEVTWHGKGNEDRRGQTVATGVSEKSWLYLKGSYMKCDRNMEVAFMVCAINPSLDLHTDSSELLQLQQKLLWLLYDRGNLDRYPMAMGTLADLEDQEPIPGKENPLKIHLQAVTSAQRHYNNEHIYPYMYLAGFHYRHRNVRDALRAWAKAAQVMQDYNYFREDEEIYKEFFDIANDVIPNLLKETAAAAESSGEGGEGGEVADKEPKQAAAFSALQDSDCFAHLLRFYDGICKWEEGSPTPVLHVGWATYLVQSLSRFDAQVRQKVSIITKELESQDEDDQSSDDPREGRRRPPRRESKLEEQSSPHSSAPPTSPSSQPPPAAAQPKKVGEGGSRRRSSQGPRGGDTEGKPKSPSPDSSPSSQHQQEAPPSPTSSPAGPVVVFQSEKMKGMKELLCAAKVNSSAIKLQLTAQSQVQMKRQKSTPSGDYSMSFMKRQRKSL